From Vigna unguiculata cultivar IT97K-499-35 chromosome 5, ASM411807v1, whole genome shotgun sequence, the proteins below share one genomic window:
- the LOC114184594 gene encoding uncharacterized protein LOC114184594: protein MANRRRRNTAGADEIANAIHKMVDAMQPVAAPPRAMIPPVRPVTMEDFMRHKPAKFTRKATPDEADAWLQECEKIFRVIECTEAQKLNFTTFLLVTEAEYWWMSMQQQMLNRAEEVTWANFRTRFLEKYFPDSAKHEREAEFLTLQQGNLSIQAYVERFEYLSRFYSQTVTEEWRCRKFEGGLKHELRRFIVPLRVREFPILVEQAKSVE, encoded by the coding sequence ATGGCAAACAGGAGGCGTAGAAATACCGCTGGGGCTGATGAGATTGCTAACGCAATCCACAAgatggtggatgcgatgcagcCCGTAGCAGCACCCCCAAGAGCCATGATTCCCCCTGTGAGACCTGTGACCATGGAGGACTTCATGCGTCATAAGCCGGCGAAATTCACTAGGAAAGCCACCCCAGATGAGGCTGACGCATGGCTCCAAGAGTGCGAGAAGATATTCAGAGTGATAGAATGCACGGAGGCCCAGAAGCTTAATTTCACCACATTTCTGTTGGTGACCGAGGCCGAGTATTGGTGGATGAGCATGCAGCAACAGATGCTGAACAGAGCTGAAGAGGTGACTTGGGCCAActtcaggacgaggttcctggagaagtaCTTCCCTGACAGCGCTAAACACGAGCGCGAGGCCGAGTTTCTCACCCTGCAGCAGGGGAACCTGTCAATACAGGCGTATGTGGAGAGGTTTGAGTACCTCTCGAGGTTTTATTCTCAAACAGTGACGGAGGAGTGGCGCTGTAGGAAGTTTGAGGGCGGCCTCAAACATGAGCTGAGGCGTTTTATCGTACCACTGAGGGTACGGGAGTTTCCGATCTTGGTGGAGCAAGCCAAGAGTGTCGAGTAG